The stretch of DNA ATACAATTTACAAGGGATAAGTCCCGTTGCACAGAAGGCTCTCACAGAAAGACATACTCAAATTATGCAGTGGATGCAGGAGAGTAGTCGAATAGGTGGTAACTTGAATCAAATTAGCTACGTTCTAAACGAGTCAGGCAAGCTTGATAGAGATGGTCTTGCAAAAAGTCATGAAGAGCTTCGAAAGCTGTTTTGTGAGACGATTAAGCGTATGCAGGGTGTTGGGTTGGAGATTCGGGGTGCCTTACTTTAAGCTTTGCATGAGAAGTTTTTTTTGTTTCTTGAGTTCGCAAATCTTGTTTAGGCAGACTCCATGGTGAGTGTAGATTTTTTGTCGAATTGCAGATTGGATTTTATCCTTTAGTCCAACTGGACTGAGTATTGTGATTCCAAGTCCAGTTATTAGTAATGCGATTAATTCGACATATATTTTATATTCAGCAAGTTGCGGCTCAAGAGTGTTCCAATTTATGCTTTGGAAGTATATATGGACTCCATAGCATAGTGTTAAAAATGCAGATACAATAATAAATACAAGTCCATAGCAACATATGGTGCACTGCTTGTCAGCTTTCGACTTATGATTTTCAAGGTTAGCCAGATCTTTATCCCTTGCAGTTATTTTTTTGTTAGTTAGTTCGTTTTGAAGGGCTGTTGTTAATTCTTCAATTTTTTCTCTATCCTGTCTTTGCTCTTGGAGTAGGCGTTTTTTCTCTTCGTATTGCTTTTCTTGTCGTATCCTTTCAGCTTCTTTTTCTGTTCTATAGTATTCAAGCGAATCTCTTTGTAGTAACTCTAGGTTTAAGTCAATTGATTGTGCATTTACTTCTTCTGGATTGACGGTCTGTTCAACTAAATCAAAGATGATTTCCTGAACTAATCCTTTAGTTAGTTCTCCCTTTTCATGTTTTTCTAGAAGCATATCATATTGTGTTCCAAGATTTCTGTTAAAAATAGTAGAAAAAACTACCCGTGCTTTGGCCAACACGTGAGACGATGTAGGGAAAATATTTTTTTCAAATCCTTTATTTAGTTTAAACCAGAATTTATTGGTCACCCAATCAAGATAATTGGCTAGTGGTACGGATTCAGAACCTTTTACTAACTCGTGCCAAGCTGTTTTTAAAGTTAATTCTGTTCCAGTCAAAAAATGATATTTAACGTTGTAGAAATTTTTAGAATGGGACTCTCCCCGGAGGCAGTGAATTTTATTAAGGATAGTCAAAGAGCTGTTTATTTTTTCTTTAAATTTATTTTTTCTAGAATCGTCTTCATTAGGATTTTCTATAGAGGGTTCTTTCCAAAAGTCTTCAACTATTGTGTTTGTTATTTCTTCTGAAAGAATATTATGGGAGTATTTGGATTTATCAAAAATAAAGCTGTCATCAATACAGATACCGATCGTATTTAAATAGTGATAAAATTTAGTGCGTTTTTCAATAACGTCGCTTGTATTTTGGCATCCATTTACTATTGCTTTCATCGCAGAATTGTCGGGGCGCAGGGGCATTTTATTTCTAACAACAAGCATAGCATATGAAAAGAATGAGTCCACTTCGTCTTTCGTTTCAGGGAAAAATCGCAGTTTGATAAATTTTCCTTTCCCCATACTGTTTATCTCTTTCACAAAACTGTAGAAATCCTCGAAGTAAGATTTGAAAAGCTCACCGTTTAACCCGTAACAATGAAAGAGGATTTCTTGATCAAGAAATAAGGTTAGACTGCTTTTCCAGCGCTTAGCTTCTAACGGTTTGTCATTGTAAGTGAGTCCTGAGTATAAAATTACACCTTCACGTATTTCATTTAGCTCATTCAAGAATTGTTGGTCATTTTCATTGCTTAGTATGAATGAGCTAATGTATTCGGAGTATTTTTCGCCATTTTTCTCATTAAGCAGGAAAGCACAAAATGAGCTGATTGCATCCTTTTCCTGCAAAGTGGAAAGTGGTTGCTTTGTTTTGTTGTTTATATAGGTGATAAGGCGATCAAAAATCGCTTCATTTGTCGCTTGTCTCTCAGTGTATCTTGTATTAATTTCTGAAGCCTTTCCATTTGGATTATGTTCAATTGTAAATTCGTCCTTTCCTTGTTTTGAGCAGTAGTCATTCTTTTTAGAAAGGGAAATTAGCGCTGATTTCACCACAGCTTCAGGAACACGGATTCCAAAATTCTTGGCTAACTCGGCAGTAATTGTAGTGGAGGAAATTGAATATAATTTTTGTGAAAAAATTATTTCAACTATAAATTCTTGGAGTATGTCATATAAGTTTTTTTGTTCTTCAAATAATTCTCGAAACACAGCTAATGCCGCTAGGCGAAGATGGTCATCCATGTGGGAAACTCTCCTTAAAACCAAGGCTGATATAAAAACTAATAGCTTTGCATATATATTTGCGGGTACGAAATCAAGACTATCTGTTAATTAAGTTAATATATTAATATGTTCCAATTTAATCATTAAAAAGAAAATAGTCGGTTGTTTGTCTAAAGGGTGAGAATAAGATACTGCCGCAAAAATGTCGTCTTGGTGACCTTAAAGATGTTTATGCCTTTTTAAAAATGATGGAGGAGCTTGCGTACGTGGGAAAGTTGAAAATTTGATTTTTGACATAGCATTTTTTCTTTTAAAATTAAGACAATTTTTAGGCATAATTTTAACAACAACTGAATATCTTTAGCTCAAAATTTCTATAGCTTCACGCAGTAAATTGTTTTTCTTTTCTCGGTCTAAGTCGTTAAGAGCTATTTCAATTTCAGAGCGAGAATATCTATGATTCGCAACAGGAGAGATGGCTTCCGACAAATCGTTAATTGCTGAGTTTTTGATGTTATCTGGGAAAGATTCAGCTAGAGATTTAATTTGTTCCTTTGTCTTTTCAAAGAAAGCTTGATTCTCTGTGGCAATAACGAAAGCGCACATTCCAAGAATCCCTCTACTAGCAATTCCCAATCCTGTTTCATATTTGCCAGCCTTCTTTGTCCATTCAAAAAGTATCTCTTGCAGTTGTTCCGATAGTTCTGAATTGGCTTTTTGCCATGCATATTGGCAACAAGAAAAAATATTACTGGTAATACTGTTGGTTTCAAGGTGTGAAAATATTTCCTTGCTTCCTTCTGTGCAAATGAAAGCCCTAGATAGGCCAACAATATTTCCATTAAGTTCAAGAACTAGTTCTTCTGGGCAGTGAGGTGATTTTGTTAGGTTGATAAGCCCTTTAATTATTGAAGTTGTCCACATTGTTAATTCTGTACAAATTGGCAACTGGGAGCTGGCTGCTTGATTAAATGTTTTAATGTGATTGTCTTGGATTGACTTTAACCATTCAAGAATGTTCCAAAAATGATACTCGCTGCTATCAATAAACTCACTTTCTTGTCGTGATAGTTCTGCTGTTAACTCAAGAAATAGATACATGAAGCCTTGAGTGTTCATAGGTGAATACAAGGCGCTTAAATAACTGCCGTGGTTGTTTAAAAGTGGATAGTCAGGAATATTTTTTAAAACGGCACTGGTGAGCAAAAAAGAACTATAAGATATCTGTGCAAATAAGTATGATGTATCTTCTTTGATGTTATAAAGTGCATTTAGGGTAAGTTTTGAAAGTTGTTCGCTAGCGATTTGAACTACAGGCAATGAGTCTGGTGATCTCATTCTAGTTAGAGATATTTTGCATATTATTTCTGCAAATTTTACTAAATCATTAGGTTGAGATTGTAATGAATATTCTCTTGAAAGATCTCCAATGTCTCTAAGTCCGTTCATTACAACATCATCCATGCCAAGTGGCACTACGTTCATTATAGATCTTTCTAAGTATCCACAGGCGAGATTGGCATGTGTTTTCAAGTCGCGGTTTGAGGGATACTTGATTGACAAGTATATGTGAGAAACGGATTTTAAAGTCAACAAGGTTTGTTCTATATGTCTTTCATCTTTGTTAAATATTCCTGTTGCGATGTGCTTCCTCAACAGCTCTAAAGTATGTCGAATAAAAGTATCTTGGCTGTTGTCGTTGTGAAAAAGAAGATTACTTGAAAAAAAAGTTGAAGCTTTGGTTTCAACATATTCAATGTTAATAAAAGCAATGCATTCTAATGCCATATTAGAAACTTCGTAATCGCCTCTTGCGCTGTATTTATTGGCAAAGGCTATGGCGTGGTTGCATGCTGTAACAGCTTCTCTTGTCCAGAAGCTATGTATATCGAAATACGCTCTTAGAGGAATATCTACAGATGAATTGTTTTCAGTCAAAGAAAATAAGGGCCTCGCTCTCTCACTTCTTTTTTTCCAAGTTTGAAATCCTTTTTGAGTATTATTAAGAATAATTTCTAATTGCTTAGATGGGTTTATTAAATAAAGTGCTCGTTTGTATCCACACAGAAAAAAGACAAATATTGCGGTTGTTCCTATGGCTGAATTTGCTACTGCAAAAGTTGCCCATGGCGAGGCTGGGATCATCGATAGTGAAGCGATCGAGATAGCGAGTCCAAGAGATCCAGTTAAATAGAATAGTAGCTTTCTGTCCGAGCTGAACTTATGGAAAAGCCCGTGCGGAAGCCGCTCAATGTTAACTTGCATAGCAAACATCATAAACGAGAAGGCTATTGCAGAAGATCCCAGCAAGGCGCATCCTAGAGATAGAAATAAATCGGTTAGGGAGTTAAAACTATTTGAGAAAAACTCGTTACAGAACAGTCCGAAGTGCGGAAGTAAAGCAAAAGTGGATATATAAGTAATAACAAGGACTGTTAAGAATGTTTTTGAAGCGTATTTATTTGTAGCGATGCTAACATGGTATTGAAGCCAATGCCATTTGTTCCAAGCTTTAGCTTTCCATATTTCCGGTGATTTTTTTGTTTTTTGTTTTTCGTCTGTCATAACTAAGTGGTTATAGTTTTTATGTAACCGCTATAGTTATAACAAGATTGGATGGCTAGCAATGCCTTAGACTTATTTCAGAGTTTATATTGGAGGTTTTTTTATAGTGCTGTTAAAATGCTGACCCAATAAGTTCTTTCTCCCAGACCCCCATAACCTCCAATTTTTCAGCTAAATGCAAAGACCTGTCATAATGCTTTTCCCCGACTTCCTGTTTTCCATGATTGAAATGAATGTTGAGCAGGTAGCTAGGAACTTGCTTGTCAGCTAGCATGGTTCGGACTGTTCTGCGCAGGTCGCGCGGGGTCCAGTGCTCCATTTCTACCCGTTTGCAAAACCGTGTAATTGCTCTGCCAAGGCTTGGAAGTTCGCGCGGATCGCTTAGGCGTGTCGCATTGGGGAATAGATGAAGATATTTTGACTTGTTGGCTGAAACTATTTCTTTTGCCATATCTGTGAGCGGAACAACATGCTCACGTCCATTTTTCACCCTCTCAGCGGGGATAGTCCATAACCCTGCGTCAAGGTCGAACTCTGTGCGTTGTGCATGTAGAACCTCCATTACTCGTTGCCCACCTGTTGCTAATATCAATTGTATTGCTGGCTGGTTTGCTTCATGCCAGACAATTTTTAATTCTTCAGGTGTTAGGACTCTGTTAACGATTTTTTCAGATTTTGAATCTTTAGGGATAGCCGCAACAGGATTTGCGACAAGATCAAATGTGACATCCTGAGCCGAACGTGTGTAGTCGTGTTCTCGCATTATTCCAAAGTTGAATGCGCTATGAAGATATACACGAAGGTGGGAGGCCATAGAAGGGCCACGCCTGTATGTTTCCTTAAGTAAGGATTGGAGCTGTTTAGATGTTATGTCTTTTGCTTTAATATTTCTGCCAAGTGTTTCAACTGCGGCATATTTGCCCGTGAGTAAGGCCCGTTCGACTTCTTTCCAAGATTTCTTACCATGGCTTTTAAGGTCTTCGATATAAGTTCTAAAAAGTCTATCAACCGAGCCTTTTTGTGATTCTTCAAGCTCTATCTGTTTAACAGCTTCTCGCTCATGCTGAAGGCGATAGCTTTGATCACCTGCCCGAGCCTTGGCTTTTAGTTCTGCGGCTTTAGCTATAGCCATTTTCTCGCTGATTCCACTGGAAGCCCATCCATATGCTTCTTCAATTCGCTTACCATTTACCTGAAAGCGGATAGTGTAATATTTATCGGCTATTACTCCGTGTTTGCGGGTTTCATGCTTTCTGTAGCGCACTCCGCAATTTTTACCGAGCTCATCTTTTACGTTTATCCATTTCGTCATTTTGGCTTCCTTTGAATGTGCATCTGTCCCCATTTTTGTCCCCACTTTGAGTGGGAAGGGTGGGGATAGAGTTGGTCGATGTAGGAAGTGTATATCTCATTTATTGCTTTTAAACAAACGAATTTATGGAGCTGGTAGGAAACTGAGGGAATGGTGTTGGTAATGATTCGTAATCAGTAGGTCGTCAGTTCAACTCTGATCGTTGGCTCCAGTAAAGATTAAGCCTCACAGTGTGTTATCACGTTGTGAGGCTTTTTTGTTTGGGGTGAAAAGTGGAGGTGTACGCAAATCTCAAGCTTATAAACCAGAATCGAATTGAAAGAATATCTTAGATCAGAAGCTAGTTTAACGGCAGACTTCTTAAATTCTTCTGAATACTTTTGATTACTCATGAGCGTTTCGCCTGCATGAGCTGACCTTAACCTCTCGGGCTGTGTCCGTCATCTATAGAGCAGTTCAGAGGCCTAATTATTGGTCCTGTGTACTTCATTTCAAATCTACCTGTGGTTTTTTATATTACAGTTGTGTTCGTTAGTTGGCGAAGCAGTCCGTTCGCCAACCCGACATTCTTTGCTGAACAATATAGAAATCATAGTTTTTCAGCAATTGCCATAGCATCCTGTATCAGATCTTCTCTCGACTTCAATGCTCCTAATTCGTTTAATTCGCCCCCGCGTAGGACATGTGTTTCTTCAAAAAAGTTCAGCATTTCAAAAAAAGTATTATATCGATCAAATAGTTCGGTGAACATCTCTTCCGGTCCCCCTTGGGATTGTATAAAAACCAATTTTTTACCCCTTGGAAGCCGGTGTTTAACCTCTTTTTCTGCAAAATCTGGCATGAGGTATGAGTAGGTTCTGTCGATAAACTTTTTCAGTTGGGCAGAGATGTCGCCCCAGTACACAGGAGTTGCCATCATTATTACATCAGCCTTTTTCACCGCATCCAGAACGGGTGTAAGGTCATCCTTAAGGATACATATTTCGCTTTTATTCTTACAGGCTCCACAGGCCTGACAGCCTCTGAAATCTAAGCTATTCAGAAAATACCTGGTCACCCTGTTGCCTTTATCTTCAAGAGCGGAGGCTACGATCTCAGCCATTTGAGTGGAGTTCCCTTTTTTTCGTGGACTACCTAAAAGTGATACTATTTCCATCTTGCTTCTCCTATTGTAAATTGTTCTTGTGGGTTCTTGGATCAATCACTCAACCCATCGATAATGAAGGCGTTGATGTTAG from Desulfovibrio gilichinskyi encodes:
- a CDS encoding ribbon-helix-helix protein, CopG family — its product is MKDERIIFRLDSKLSEQLKKRAKKEKTTISQLVRDMVRYNLQGISPVAQKALTERHTQIMQWMQESSRIGGNLNQISYVLNESGKLDRDGLAKSHEELRKLFCETIKRMQGVGLEIRGALL
- a CDS encoding tyrosine-type recombinase/integrase — encoded protein: MTKWINVKDELGKNCGVRYRKHETRKHGVIADKYYTIRFQVNGKRIEEAYGWASSGISEKMAIAKAAELKAKARAGDQSYRLQHEREAVKQIELEESQKGSVDRLFRTYIEDLKSHGKKSWKEVERALLTGKYAAVETLGRNIKAKDITSKQLQSLLKETYRRGPSMASHLRVYLHSAFNFGIMREHDYTRSAQDVTFDLVANPVAAIPKDSKSEKIVNRVLTPEELKIVWHEANQPAIQLILATGGQRVMEVLHAQRTEFDLDAGLWTIPAERVKNGREHVVPLTDMAKEIVSANKSKYLHLFPNATRLSDPRELPSLGRAITRFCKRVEMEHWTPRDLRRTVRTMLADKQVPSYLLNIHFNHGKQEVGEKHYDRSLHLAEKLEVMGVWEKELIGSAF
- a CDS encoding flavodoxin family protein, which translates into the protein MEIVSLLGSPRKKGNSTQMAEIVASALEDKGNRVTRYFLNSLDFRGCQACGACKNKSEICILKDDLTPVLDAVKKADVIMMATPVYWGDISAQLKKFIDRTYSYLMPDFAEKEVKHRLPRGKKLVFIQSQGGPEEMFTELFDRYNTFFEMLNFFEETHVLRGGELNELGALKSREDLIQDAMAIAEKL